One window of Trifolium pratense cultivar HEN17-A07 linkage group LG5, ARS_RC_1.1, whole genome shotgun sequence genomic DNA carries:
- the LOC123886239 gene encoding uncharacterized protein LOC123886239 yields MISSSLVLGDERESLLEQLNNAQARHERAKSRINQLKIDVDDLKEKQKRWGDQLDEHRKRREDLDAARAEIERLTAAMAPGENEHKAAEGLTTRADLVKVIAQLSHDFVEGTEYAFENAVQQIKCLNPDVDLVTQGMHVNGEVKDGQIVIPAGLAVSDDEEEDAEVAHEEDHGDEEGDGHEQEDRCEE; encoded by the coding sequence ATGATCTCGAGCTCCCTTGTCCTTGGTGACGAGCGGGAATCTTTACTCGAGCAGCTGAACAATGCCCAGGCCAGGCACGAGCGGGCCAAAAGTCGGATCAACCAGCTCAAGATTGATGTGGATGACCTCAAGGAGAAGCAGAAACGCTGGGGTGACCAGCTGGATGAGCACCGTAAAAGGAGAGAGGATTTGGATGCTGCTCGGGCTGAGATTGAAAGGCTCACTGCTGCTATGGCGCCGGGCGAGAACGAGCACAAGGCTGCCGAGGGCTTGACTacccgagcagacttggtcaaggtgattgctCAGCTGTCCCATGACTTTGTAGAGGGCACTGAGTATGCCTTTGAGAATGCCGTGCAGCAGATTAAGTGCCTTAATCCTGATGTGGATTTAGTGACCCAAGGTATGCATGTGAACGGGGAGGTCAAAGATGGCCAGATTGTTATCCCTGCTGGCCTGGCCGTCTCGGATGACGAGGAGGAAGATGCTGAGGTGGCGCACGAGGAAGATCATGGAGACGAGGAGGGTGATGGGCATGAGCAGGAAGATAGGtgcgaggagtag